CGAGTTGCCGCCGAGTCGATTCGCACCGTGGACGCCTGCGACGGCCTCGCCAACGGCGTAGAGCCCGTCGACGGCCGTTTCGCCCGTTTCGAAGTCGATGTCGACCCCGCCCATCGTGTAGTGGGCGGTCGGGGCGACCTCCATCGGCTCGCTGGTGATGTCGACGCCGAGGGAGTCGAACCGTTCGACCATCGTCGGCAGGCGCTCGCGGACGTACTCGTCCTCGCGGTGTGAGATATCGAGGAGGACGCCGCCGTTGTCCGTTCCCCTGCCTTCCCGAACCTCCTGTGCAATTGCGCGAGCGACGACGTCGCGAGCATCGAGTTCCATCTGGTCGGGCGAGTAGCGTTCCATGAACCGCTCGCCAACGGCGTTGTAGAGGCGACCGCCCTCGCCACGAACCGCCTCCGTGACGAGCCGGCCGTCCCACTCCTCGCCGTAGCGGTCGCCGACCATGCCGGTCGGATGGAACTGGACGAACTCGAGGTCGAGCAACCGGGCCCCGGCCTCGAGCGCCAGCGCTTGGGCGTCACCGTTGTTCTCATCGTCCCTCGAGGAGTGGCGGTCGTAGACGGCGGAGAAGCCGCCCGCTGCGAGGACGACGTGGTCCGACCGGAACAGCAGGCCGTTTCCGGTGTCCATATCGAAGCCGACCGCACCCGAGACGCGGTCGCCATCCGAGAGCAACCGCGTGATCATCACGTTCTCGCGGTAGGGGATCTCGAGGGCCTGCGCGCGGTCGATCAGCGTCTCGAGAATTGCCTCACCCGTGCGGTCGCCGATAAAGCAGGTCCGCCGGTACGACTGGGCCCCGAAGTACCGCTGGTTGATCGCGCCGTCGTCGGTGCGGTCAAAGGGCGTCCCCCACTCCTCGAGTTCGTGGATTCGGTCGGGCATCTCCTGTGCAGTGAGTTCGACCGCTGCCGGATCGTTCAGGTGGTGGCCTTCGTTCAGCGTATCCGCCGCGTGAATCGTCCAGTCGTCGTCTTCGTCGAGCGAGCCGAGCGCGGCGTTGATGCCGCCGGCCGCCCAGACCGTGTGTGCATCACCGTGGTTTCGCTTGCCGATTACCAGTGGCTCGAGGCCGGATTCCGCGAGTTCAATGGCGACTCGCGCCCCGGCCGCGCCAGCGCCGATGACGAGCGCCGGCGTCGTCACGATGTCGTACTCGAGGTCGTTCGCTGACGACGAACCGGTGGCGGGACGCCATCGGTTTTCGATGCCGGCCCCGCGCTCGCTCGCCGTGGTCGTCGACCGGTGCCTCTCGCCCGGGTCCGTGTGTTCGTCAGCAGGCATGATACAGTTCGTACTCGGGTGCGAGCGTATTTAGGGCGCTCCCCGAACGATGCAATTCACTCGAGAGGGGCGCTGTAGACCTCATTTGACGGACTTGCCGGCAAACCGTTTACGGCGCTCGAGGTCGTACTCGAGACCGAATCGACGGATGCAACCGGTCGTCCACCTCGTCGTCGGCTACATCTGCTACGCAGCCTATGCGCGCTGGCGTTTCGACGGGCCACCGGCGGATGCGCCTGTACTCGCGGCACTCGTCGGCGCGGCGCTCCCAGACCTGCTCGACAAACCGCTCGCGGCCGCCGGCGTCGTCGGTGTCGGGCGGACAGTCGGCCACTCGCTGCTGTTCGTCGTCCCGCTCGTCGTTGTGGTCTGGTTCTCCGCGCGCGCTCGAGACCGCGAGGTGCTTGGCGTCGCCTTCGCGATTGGAATCGGCTCGCATATCGCGACGGATATTCCCTGGCACGTCCTCGCGGGAGACTACCACGAACTCGGCTTTCTCCTCTGGCCGATTACACCGATGCCGGAATACAGTGGCGTCAAGGGCCTCGGAACCC
The Natronolimnobius baerhuensis DNA segment above includes these coding regions:
- a CDS encoding metal-dependent hydrolase, with the protein product MQPVVHLVVGYICYAAYARWRFDGPPADAPVLAALVGAALPDLLDKPLAAAGVVGVGRTVGHSLLFVVPLVVVVWFSARARDREVLGVAFAIGIGSHIATDIPWHVLAGDYHELGFLLWPITPMPEYSGVKGLGTLPALEVTITTLWLEAVIFVAGVALWWHDGRTGLEAIRRRLGR
- a CDS encoding L-aspartate oxidase, which gives rise to MPADEHTDPGERHRSTTTASERGAGIENRWRPATGSSSANDLEYDIVTTPALVIGAGAAGARVAIELAESGLEPLVIGKRNHGDAHTVWAAGGINAALGSLDEDDDWTIHAADTLNEGHHLNDPAAVELTAQEMPDRIHELEEWGTPFDRTDDGAINQRYFGAQSYRRTCFIGDRTGEAILETLIDRAQALEIPYRENVMITRLLSDGDRVSGAVGFDMDTGNGLLFRSDHVVLAAGGFSAVYDRHSSRDDENNGDAQALALEAGARLLDLEFVQFHPTGMVGDRYGEEWDGRLVTEAVRGEGGRLYNAVGERFMERYSPDQMELDARDVVARAIAQEVREGRGTDNGGVLLDISHREDEYVRERLPTMVERFDSLGVDITSEPMEVAPTAHYTMGGVDIDFETGETAVDGLYAVGEAVAGVHGANRLGGNSLAETVAIGKLVGEHVAGAITNATLEPNVTADQRALAERELRALTQLEAADGRHTPETLLAELGEILWDHAGILRDESALREGLERLALLRDRTGSLRVDGDRTSRSFEYAVDLSFSLTVADTLFRTALERTESRGAHYRTDHPKTEAGWRVNLLLSAGERGTEIRRRGVGEPSEPVQNALDEGYELDYHHLE